The following are from one region of the Gossypium hirsutum isolate 1008001.06 chromosome D03, Gossypium_hirsutum_v2.1, whole genome shotgun sequence genome:
- the LOC107927065 gene encoding uncharacterized protein, whose translation MDNKEMEFCIGVQEESHVCTSELVLEVPKANRPVVIISRPQNSEVGARITPKVIIQKSVVFAYEDNRRVPWNYDYNVTIPGKQDVINKEEQDEGGHHEQMKARVEPIREKTSVENKKNVVRPESLVNEPIKEEEVREFLKFIKHSEYNIVEQLHKQPARISVLALLLNSEGHRNALLNVLNETYVVDDISVNKLDRLVGNITADNFISFSDDEIPPGGMRSTRALHITTRCKWCILPGVLVDNGSALNVLLLSTLNRLPMDSSHTKSCQNMVRAFDGTERKVMGRIDIPLLIGPTIYEVDFLVMDIKPSYSCLLGRSWIHSVGAVPSSLHQKLKLVSEGRVVTIDAEEDIIASVTNDAPYLETSDDAIECSFHSLEFVNTTFIF comes from the coding sequence atggataataaggagatggaATTCTGTATAGGAGTTCAAGAGGAGAGTCATGTATGCACGTCAGAGTTGGTATTGGAAGTCCCGAAGGCTAACCGCCCTGTGGTCATCATCTCGCGACCTCAGAACAGTGAGGTTGGGGCACGAATAACACCAAAAGTAATCATTCAAAAATCGGTTGTGTTTGCATATGAGGATAACAGgagggttccttggaattacgattATAATGTGACAATCCCAGGGAAGCAGGATGTAATCAATAAAGAGGAACAGGATGAAGGAGGGCACCACGAACAGATGAAAGCACGAGTAGAGCCAATAAGAGAAAAAACTTCAGTTGAAAATAAGAAGAATGTGGTCAGACCCGAATCGTTGGTCAACGAACCAATCAAGGAGGAGGAAGTTAGAGAGTTCTTGAAGTTCATAAAGCATAGCGAGTACAACATTGTGGAACAGCTACAcaaacaaccagctcgcatatcTGTGCTAGCTTTACTCCTGAACTCGGAGGGACATCGAAATGCACTactgaatgtgctaaatgaaacttatgtggTCGACGATATCTCTGTTAACAAGTTGGATCGACTGGTCGGTAATATAACCGCTGATAACTTCATCTCCTTCagcgatgatgaaataccacctggGGGTATGAGATCTACTAGAGCTTTACACATCACTACAAGGTGTAAATGGTGTATATTACCGGGGGTTCTGGTAGACAACGGGTCGGCACTGAACGTATTGCTTCTATCCACACTCAACAGGCTACCTATGGATAGTTCACATACGAAGTCATGCCAGAATATGGTGAGAGCGTTTGATGGCACCGAGAggaaggtcatgggaagaattgacaTACCATTGTTAATTGGTCCAACTATCTATGAGGTAGACTTCTTGGTTatggacatcaagccttcttaCAGTTGCCTATTAGGAAGGTCATGGATTCATTCAGTAGGTGCGGTACCATCATCGTTACATCAAAAACTTAAGCTGGTGTCAGAAGGCCGGGTGGTGACGATAGATGCTGAAGAGGATATCATTGCATCTGTGACTAACGATGCACCTTATTTGGAGACGAGTGATGATGCAATCGAGTGCTCTTTCCATTCCTTAGAGTTCGTAAATACAACATTTATCttttag